The following are encoded in a window of Rubellicoccus peritrichatus genomic DNA:
- a CDS encoding DUF4838 domain-containing protein, with product MSIPLSNKTSFLALTGVLYLLAISFLNAEGNKGLFTIPEGQPVNIILPSGPTMTESFAAEELSRYLTMMRGKPVTVDSANPSAFSIYLGHTKASDPWRAELTDPLPETAEEVFVVAIKEDQAVLAGGGDRGTLYAAYAFLEDLGCAWLEPGEEGDVVPVSPDLTLTVGERIERPAMTIRHLGTSGQLPDPLNKAPDQIVETVDWMVKNRLNFSFALRPQLLYRIMPPADRNIWEKRGGMVKWQHIVHNFEFIFPNERYFEEHPEYYALYKGRRVPLGPEGGNLALTNPDVRRLAAEFSANWFDQNPDGRVVPMVPPDGAIKWDESPEGMALGGKNFVRGPEGSMSRRMAEFSAAVADQLAEDYPDRYILNLAYANYVEPYEGLTLPKNVIAQVAHGYAGQGSFIHSIYSDRNEEARDIFEAWANSGAGGIGIWDYFILHVPDRAGSPKTPLGLIRVARDMIEYLGNLEPEYKVYFTQAGNEHWQYNALIYWAVAQLAWNPEITVDQLIETWTKAAFGNAWEPAYDYYKALEETYDNDEWTVGIWREVNVPSPLIFTESFLSRAQSDLKALKAGIAEDNVLGQDLYRRMQASLDFAESTVAPQKIFGKSGEWVIERGEDAYVINAAGPDVVEGDALFETLTGDSDERTLKHMKFRGMKRSEPISWLRNDQVEIGILPGIGGRVIRMIDRRSGENLLFEPELDRLSNPGAPYFRYGGYEEYTSNAFASPGWETPMQIEYSDADKLILKGQVDGVAVTRGYILEDGAASRLRIRTTLRNTSAEPRQTRIRIHPEFKVDETLDETKLIVGEDGDFEVATLYHSDILKDTDATTWGVYSPANQVAVLNDFKADQVEQLHLHVDPSVQSFNLEVFGEPVILQPGESVVLEHQYRIFSGNAATRLFPDVAVVERADPRKNWIVIEESETAGDGVSGETVYRLDKGPVRIIGVPSEIGLAGAIECSFRLDVPPAEIQDAVLFSFGKKDPDWMMARISKGILYLYRTRGDSPFDGADEGWSKLEIDITEMVEPDLWYDLTLAWDGSAGTRAGRIMIALDGEILDDRSDQTIRAVTNAPALLIGGNTRAINRGKFPGSIDQVRVYESIVTDADDDLTPLVRLDKRPL from the coding sequence ATGTCAATCCCCCTCTCAAATAAAACATCTTTTCTCGCGCTTACAGGAGTTCTGTATTTGCTGGCCATATCCTTTCTTAATGCTGAGGGGAACAAGGGTTTATTTACGATCCCTGAGGGCCAGCCAGTGAATATCATTCTGCCCTCCGGCCCTACGATGACGGAGTCATTTGCGGCTGAGGAGCTTTCTCGTTATTTGACGATGATGCGCGGCAAGCCAGTCACAGTTGACTCTGCGAATCCGTCTGCTTTCTCCATATATCTTGGTCATACCAAAGCCTCGGATCCATGGCGTGCCGAGTTAACGGATCCGCTGCCGGAGACGGCTGAGGAGGTTTTTGTGGTCGCAATCAAGGAAGACCAAGCCGTGCTTGCGGGTGGCGGCGATCGTGGGACGCTTTACGCGGCCTATGCTTTCCTTGAAGACTTGGGCTGCGCTTGGTTGGAGCCAGGAGAAGAAGGGGATGTCGTTCCTGTATCGCCAGACCTGACGCTGACAGTTGGTGAGCGTATTGAGCGTCCTGCCATGACGATTCGACACCTCGGCACTTCAGGGCAGTTGCCCGATCCTTTGAATAAAGCACCTGATCAAATTGTAGAGACAGTTGATTGGATGGTGAAAAATCGGTTGAACTTCAGCTTCGCCCTCCGACCACAGCTGCTTTATCGGATCATGCCACCGGCGGATCGTAATATTTGGGAAAAACGCGGTGGGATGGTCAAGTGGCAGCACATTGTACATAACTTTGAGTTTATCTTCCCGAACGAGCGCTATTTTGAGGAACATCCAGAATACTATGCTCTTTACAAAGGCCGTCGGGTTCCGCTTGGACCTGAAGGAGGGAATCTTGCGCTGACAAATCCGGATGTCCGTCGCCTTGCCGCAGAATTTTCTGCAAACTGGTTTGATCAAAACCCAGACGGACGGGTTGTGCCCATGGTTCCACCAGACGGTGCGATAAAATGGGATGAGTCACCGGAAGGAATGGCGCTTGGAGGCAAGAACTTCGTTCGTGGCCCGGAAGGGAGCATGAGCCGACGCATGGCAGAGTTTTCTGCCGCAGTTGCAGACCAATTGGCTGAGGATTATCCGGATCGTTACATCCTTAATCTCGCCTACGCAAACTATGTTGAGCCTTATGAAGGTCTGACCTTGCCTAAGAATGTTATTGCACAGGTTGCTCATGGGTATGCTGGGCAAGGGTCGTTTATTCATTCCATCTATAGTGATCGCAATGAAGAGGCTCGTGATATATTTGAAGCCTGGGCCAACTCCGGAGCTGGTGGTATCGGGATATGGGATTATTTTATTTTGCATGTCCCGGATCGTGCTGGATCACCTAAAACTCCATTGGGTTTGATTCGCGTAGCACGTGATATGATCGAGTACTTGGGGAACCTCGAACCGGAGTACAAAGTTTACTTCACTCAGGCTGGTAATGAGCACTGGCAGTATAACGCGTTGATCTATTGGGCGGTTGCCCAGCTTGCCTGGAATCCTGAAATAACGGTTGATCAATTAATTGAAACCTGGACCAAGGCAGCTTTTGGTAATGCATGGGAACCGGCATATGATTACTACAAGGCGTTGGAGGAAACGTATGACAATGACGAGTGGACTGTTGGTATTTGGCGTGAAGTCAATGTGCCTTCACCTCTCATTTTCACTGAGTCATTCCTCAGTCGCGCCCAATCGGACTTGAAGGCATTGAAGGCTGGCATTGCCGAAGATAATGTCCTTGGTCAGGACTTGTATCGTCGGATGCAGGCGTCACTCGATTTTGCTGAGAGCACCGTGGCGCCGCAGAAGATCTTTGGAAAATCCGGTGAATGGGTCATTGAGCGTGGTGAGGATGCCTATGTGATCAATGCGGCTGGCCCTGATGTTGTTGAAGGCGATGCGTTATTTGAGACGCTTACTGGCGATAGCGATGAGCGCACCCTGAAGCATATGAAGTTCCGTGGAATGAAGCGTAGCGAGCCGATTTCATGGTTGAGGAATGATCAAGTGGAAATCGGCATCCTGCCCGGGATTGGTGGACGTGTGATTCGCATGATTGATCGTCGTTCAGGTGAAAATTTGCTCTTTGAACCAGAGTTGGATCGTCTTTCAAATCCAGGCGCACCCTATTTCCGTTATGGGGGCTATGAAGAGTATACCAGCAATGCTTTTGCTTCCCCTGGCTGGGAGACTCCGATGCAAATCGAATACAGTGATGCTGATAAGCTTATCCTCAAAGGCCAGGTTGATGGTGTCGCCGTTACCCGTGGCTATATTTTGGAAGATGGTGCTGCCTCCAGGTTGAGAATTCGTACTACATTACGCAATACATCAGCGGAGCCACGTCAGACTCGTATTCGTATCCATCCGGAATTCAAAGTCGACGAAACGCTCGATGAGACAAAGCTCATCGTAGGTGAGGATGGTGATTTCGAAGTTGCGACACTTTATCATAGTGACATCTTAAAAGATACCGATGCCACAACCTGGGGAGTCTATTCACCTGCCAATCAAGTGGCCGTTTTGAATGACTTTAAGGCCGATCAGGTGGAGCAACTTCATCTTCATGTGGATCCAAGTGTACAGAGTTTTAATTTGGAAGTCTTTGGCGAGCCTGTCATTTTGCAGCCAGGTGAGTCGGTTGTACTTGAGCATCAATATCGTATCTTCAGTGGAAATGCCGCCACTCGGCTCTTTCCCGATGTGGCTGTCGTTGAAAGAGCGGACCCTCGGAAGAACTGGATTGTCATTGAGGAATCCGAAACCGCTGGCGATGGAGTTTCTGGTGAGACTGTATACCGGTTGGATAAAGGGCCTGTCAGAATCATAGGAGTGCCTTCAGAGATAGGGTTGGCTGGGGCAATTGAATGCTCTTTCCGGCTGGATGTGCCTCCTGCGGAAATCCAGGATGCTGTTCTCTTTAGCTTTGGCAAAAAGGATCCGGACTGGATGATGGCCCGTATCAGTAAAGGCATATTGTATCTTTATCGCACTCGTGGTGACTCTCCCTTCGATGGTGCCGATGAGGGCTGGTCCAAGCTGGAGATCGACATCACCGAGATGGTTGAGCCGGACCTCTGGTATGACTTGACCCTGGCCTGGGATGGAAGTGCCGGTACGCGTGCAGGTCGCATCATGATTGCACTTGATGGTGAGATTCTTGATGACCGCAGTGATCAGACCATTCGGGCCGTTACCAATGCCCCGGCCCTGCTTATTGGCGGCAATACACGTGCCATCAACAGGGGGAAGTTCCCTGGCAGTATTGATCAGGTTAGAGTTTACGAAAGCATCGTTACGGATGCGGATGATGATTTGACCCCATTGGTTCGCCTGGATAAACGGCCTTTGTGA
- a CDS encoding sugar phosphate isomerase/epimerase, with amino-acid sequence MSKVPKNFFQLAGDFGFDSLDSQGIDGLEELRGLGFHGVYPQDLFCTINRGDDDTQILFESKEERLQTRSESEVEAFAKAVSSKGLTLESSHFNQTLQPPGEPVEWIFPRHEALVNLANVAGLDRITTHIGWMYGLVASEYTGSAAKDFASGAISLRGLHLTAREAYGGLDAIRKNSLTIYRNLCDEAAKYGITVTVETSCIEVLEINTKGDEIRDFIKDVGRDNLAVCLDPGHCLWNGVSPVDLARDLGSLIVETHFHDNNGDHDSHMPLGTGSIDWLGLAKVMLNFGYKGIITFEQKKHATNMQNWFQVLEQIEQNGN; translated from the coding sequence ATGTCAAAAGTTCCAAAAAATTTCTTCCAACTGGCAGGTGACTTCGGATTCGACTCATTAGATTCGCAAGGTATTGACGGCCTCGAAGAGCTGCGAGGCCTTGGATTTCATGGTGTCTACCCGCAAGATCTCTTCTGCACTATTAATCGTGGAGATGATGATACTCAAATCCTGTTCGAGAGTAAAGAGGAACGTCTGCAGACCCGGAGTGAATCAGAAGTCGAAGCTTTCGCTAAGGCCGTCTCATCCAAGGGCCTGACCCTTGAATCTTCCCATTTCAATCAAACATTGCAGCCTCCAGGAGAGCCTGTGGAATGGATTTTTCCACGTCACGAAGCATTAGTGAATTTGGCAAATGTAGCCGGGCTGGATCGGATCACGACTCACATCGGCTGGATGTATGGATTGGTTGCATCAGAATACACCGGAAGTGCCGCTAAGGACTTTGCCAGCGGTGCAATTTCCCTACGTGGCTTACACCTGACTGCTCGTGAAGCCTATGGCGGCCTCGATGCAATCCGCAAGAACTCGCTGACAATCTATCGAAATCTCTGTGATGAGGCAGCAAAATATGGAATCACAGTGACTGTTGAAACCAGCTGTATTGAAGTTTTAGAGATAAACACTAAAGGCGATGAAATACGAGATTTCATCAAGGATGTCGGTCGTGATAATCTCGCGGTTTGCCTTGATCCCGGACATTGCCTCTGGAATGGCGTGTCTCCAGTCGACTTGGCTCGCGATCTGGGAAGTCTCATCGTCGAGACTCACTTTCATGATAATAATGGCGATCACGACAGCCATATGCCCTTGGGAACCGGTAGCATTGATTGGCTGGGACTTGCAAAAGTGATGCTGAACTTTGGCTACAAAGGCATCATCACCTTCGAACAAAAAAAGCATGCCACCAACATGCAGAACTGGTTTCAGGTCCTCGAACAAATCGAACAAAATGGAAATTGA
- a CDS encoding HAD family hydrolase: MEIDPKVKAVCFDIDGTLVDDRYPSAQIHERFLGGNYILHLLGDMIQTSGHQDAHNALLAYTEVNVYWDYSDIIDHFNLDSFLVTEWIRLWHKNHLVALWRNVQLIHKLRNKGYKIYIISNNPHTGCLFKLEHTGLVDLDGNGVIDEIFGSNRGLGQKWDIGFWKRVIEQSPYPAEAMAMIGDNPVEDAEVPLAAGFCQSFLVDSEGKLQEAPQINVV, encoded by the coding sequence ATGGAAATTGATCCAAAGGTAAAAGCGGTCTGCTTCGATATCGACGGAACACTCGTTGATGATCGATATCCCAGTGCTCAAATCCACGAACGATTCCTCGGTGGCAACTATATCCTGCACCTGCTCGGTGACATGATCCAAACAAGTGGACATCAGGATGCTCATAATGCACTATTGGCCTACACCGAGGTGAATGTCTACTGGGATTATTCCGATATAATCGACCATTTCAATTTGGATAGTTTCCTGGTGACCGAGTGGATTCGGCTGTGGCATAAAAATCACCTTGTGGCTCTCTGGCGAAACGTTCAATTGATTCACAAGCTTCGTAACAAAGGCTACAAGATCTACATTATCAGTAATAACCCGCATACTGGCTGCTTGTTCAAACTGGAACACACAGGGCTTGTCGACCTGGATGGCAATGGAGTCATTGACGAAATTTTCGGCTCCAATCGTGGCCTTGGTCAGAAATGGGACATCGGGTTCTGGAAGCGCGTGATCGAACAATCCCCCTACCCTGCTGAGGCGATGGCCATGATTGGAGACAATCCAGTGGAGGACGCAGAAGTCCCACTCGCGGCGGGCTTTTGCCAGAGCTTTCTCGTTGATAGTGAAGGTAAATTACAGGAAGCACCACAAATCAATGTGGTGTAG
- a CDS encoding Gfo/Idh/MocA family oxidoreductase produces the protein MEDRKIKIGAIGLGLRLTGVLQHLLGQSKNIELAAVCDTNDAWKDWATEQGMPMPESVTSHDDLVQRSDIEWIFIGSPNCLHREHVCAALDAGKHVFAEKPLATNLEDTSAMLESWRRSGCQFIIGFTLRFSPHYRKIKALLDEGVVGELISFEFNETIDFNHGGFIMGGWRNQREYSGTHLLEKCCHDIDLANWMTESRASRVASFGGLNFFKPENAYHIERVGKNADGKKAFQLWSPESHQNPFTCDKNINDNQVAIIEYENGVRATFHANCNAAILERRMYILGSEGAIRADVITGNIEVKRIGFEEETRFVETGASGGHGGGDEVLAAEVAEAMFHGKAPSFSMMEGALSAATVFALDDACDSGQVVDCSKYLKALTAENVLA, from the coding sequence ATGGAAGATAGAAAAATCAAAATTGGTGCCATTGGTCTCGGACTTCGTCTGACCGGGGTTTTGCAACACCTACTGGGCCAGTCGAAAAATATCGAACTCGCGGCCGTTTGCGACACCAACGACGCATGGAAAGACTGGGCGACCGAACAAGGAATGCCAATGCCCGAGTCGGTTACCAGCCATGATGACCTGGTGCAACGTTCAGACATTGAATGGATCTTTATTGGCTCTCCAAATTGTCTCCACCGCGAACACGTTTGTGCAGCCCTGGATGCAGGCAAGCATGTCTTTGCCGAAAAACCACTCGCAACCAATCTAGAAGACACCAGCGCTATGCTCGAATCATGGAGGCGGAGCGGTTGCCAGTTCATAATAGGTTTCACACTACGCTTCTCACCCCACTATCGCAAAATTAAAGCACTGCTGGACGAAGGCGTGGTGGGCGAGCTCATCAGTTTTGAGTTCAATGAAACCATCGACTTTAATCACGGTGGATTCATCATGGGCGGCTGGCGTAACCAGCGCGAATACTCCGGCACGCATCTTCTTGAAAAATGCTGCCATGACATCGACCTCGCAAATTGGATGACGGAAAGCCGTGCCTCGCGAGTTGCTTCTTTCGGCGGTCTTAATTTTTTCAAACCCGAAAATGCGTATCACATAGAGCGTGTTGGGAAAAACGCTGATGGAAAAAAAGCATTCCAGCTCTGGTCACCTGAAAGCCATCAAAATCCATTTACCTGTGACAAAAATATCAACGACAATCAGGTCGCAATTATCGAATATGAAAATGGTGTTCGTGCGACTTTTCATGCGAACTGCAATGCGGCGATTCTGGAGCGCAGAATGTATATCCTTGGAAGCGAAGGTGCCATCCGTGCCGACGTGATTACGGGCAACATTGAAGTAAAGCGCATCGGGTTCGAGGAGGAAACTCGTTTCGTAGAGACGGGCGCATCGGGCGGCCACGGAGGCGGCGATGAGGTGCTCGCAGCCGAAGTTGCAGAAGCGATGTTTCACGGAAAAGCACCGAGCTTTTCAATGATGGAAGGCGCGCTTTCAGCCGCAACGGTCTTTGCACTTGATGACGCCTGCGACAGTGGCCAGGTCGTTGATTGCAGTAAGTATTTGAAAGCACTAACCGCCGAGAACGTTCTGGCTTAG
- a CDS encoding type II secretion system F family protein, translating to MPTFDYRALNPEGRYVTGKVEAPNASQARRKLRSEKINPVEIKDRGEAGGKTRFSLTAVKKGKVKSVDLESLQISRIKADKLSFAFLDKLYQLVSSGLPLGDAVKALTQRLNEPVLKAICEALWKDLSEGSSLASAMRRQPKIFDATLASMIEAGEATGNLKPILENVIELLEARLRLRKEILSGLSYPAFILTIVFFVLLFVLFYLMPRVETMLDSMGGELTLAARLVVGLAEFSITTGPFILVGLLIAGVSIFQWRRSDDGRLTTDRFLLRVPVLREVVMNAELSRLANLASILLGSGVDATDALKLIERSMKNHELLNRFRASRSLITDGASFSQAFHREGLLPDMDLDILSISENTGNLVTGFTSIYKNRHTALGEQMKKMTVVISTASLFVVFGIVSLVVFGIVSSIMQLSQNVLGG from the coding sequence ATGCCCACGTTTGATTATCGAGCGCTAAATCCAGAAGGCCGTTATGTGACTGGTAAAGTCGAGGCACCCAATGCTTCCCAGGCCAGACGTAAGTTGCGCTCAGAGAAAATCAATCCGGTTGAGATCAAAGATCGTGGAGAGGCTGGCGGCAAAACCCGGTTCAGTCTCACTGCGGTTAAAAAGGGCAAGGTCAAGAGCGTTGATCTGGAGTCGCTTCAGATTTCCCGGATCAAGGCGGATAAGTTAAGTTTCGCTTTTCTGGATAAGCTTTATCAACTCGTTTCGAGTGGCTTGCCTCTGGGAGATGCGGTTAAGGCGCTGACTCAGCGTTTGAATGAACCGGTTTTGAAAGCCATTTGCGAGGCGCTTTGGAAGGATCTCAGCGAAGGGTCAAGCCTTGCCTCGGCCATGCGCCGGCAACCTAAGATTTTTGATGCGACACTTGCTTCGATGATCGAAGCAGGGGAGGCAACGGGTAATTTGAAACCCATTTTGGAGAACGTGATTGAGTTGCTTGAAGCGCGACTGCGTTTGAGAAAAGAGATTCTCTCCGGTCTGTCTTACCCTGCCTTTATTCTCACGATTGTCTTTTTCGTTCTACTATTCGTTCTGTTTTATCTCATGCCGCGCGTTGAAACCATGTTGGATTCCATGGGCGGCGAGCTGACTCTGGCAGCGCGACTTGTTGTTGGGTTGGCAGAGTTTTCCATTACTACCGGGCCATTTATATTAGTCGGATTGCTCATTGCGGGCGTTAGTATTTTTCAATGGAGGCGCAGTGATGATGGAAGACTGACCACGGATCGTTTTCTATTGCGCGTTCCGGTCCTCCGGGAAGTGGTGATGAATGCGGAGCTCAGTCGCCTTGCTAATCTCGCAAGCATTCTTTTGGGGAGTGGTGTCGATGCTACTGATGCACTCAAACTGATTGAACGGTCGATGAAGAACCACGAGCTGCTCAATCGCTTTCGGGCGAGTCGCTCTTTGATCACGGATGGTGCTTCATTCTCTCAAGCCTTTCACCGTGAAGGTCTTTTGCCGGACATGGATCTCGATATTCTCAGTATCAGTGAGAATACTGGAAACCTTGTCACTGGCTTTACCAGTATTTACAAAAACCGCCATACCGCGCTGGGCGAGCAAATGAAAAAGATGACCGTGGTTATATCCACAGCATCACTCTTCGTCGTTTTTGGAATCGTATCCTTAGTCGTCTTTGGAATTGTCAGCAGTATTATGCAACTAAGCCAGAACGTTCTCGGCGGTTAG
- a CDS encoding GspE/PulE family protein: MNFIGKIPAIDRLTSELSPEQEAAVSSASRATRLAALSDASGITERELLTIISGAGGYEVIDRIEPLDNAADILPLRIILNYQAVPIEAPAGYEGQLCLAVSWPPDEQMKRWIYAVGRREPAFFLTPADRINGYLTETYGVGSGSLDDPEVEAMLDRQEQPEEEEDENAAIIRFVNEVIAQAMRDRATDIHFEPRKDSLKIRYRIDGRLVPVSVPNNLVAFQSAIISRIKIMSRLNISERRRPQDGRITYGGGRDEVDVRVSTLPTMYGESVSMRLLSDQSQPTSIRDLGFLADDEETINRVLELPHGIALITGPTGSGKSTTLSAFMRRIGTPDRRVITVEDPIEYEIPEINQTQVNSEIGLSFANALRSVLRQDPDVIMVGEIRDRETADIAIRASLTGHLVLSTLHTNDAAGAITRLIDMEIEPFLISSSVELVIAQRLIRRLCHSCATRDDRDITQVTSCLVALDIPASEIKYAHGLKIPSGCEDCRGLGFRGRIGIYEILRVDESIHELINRSASAREIRERAMSRGMRSLQATGWEHAKHGLTALAEVMRYADMARDEAETTK; this comes from the coding sequence GTGAATTTTATTGGTAAAATACCCGCAATTGATCGCCTGACCTCTGAGCTTTCGCCAGAGCAGGAGGCCGCGGTGTCGTCTGCCTCACGGGCGACGCGTTTGGCTGCTTTATCGGACGCATCGGGTATTACGGAGCGCGAGTTGCTCACGATTATCTCCGGAGCCGGAGGTTATGAGGTGATTGACCGGATCGAACCTTTGGATAATGCCGCCGATATCCTCCCTTTGCGCATTATCCTGAATTATCAGGCTGTTCCAATTGAGGCGCCTGCCGGATATGAAGGCCAACTTTGTCTGGCTGTTTCCTGGCCTCCGGATGAGCAGATGAAACGCTGGATCTACGCTGTTGGACGTCGTGAACCTGCCTTTTTCCTGACTCCAGCCGATCGTATTAATGGTTATCTCACAGAAACTTACGGTGTTGGCTCCGGCAGCCTTGATGATCCGGAAGTTGAGGCTATGCTCGATCGACAGGAGCAACCTGAGGAGGAAGAAGACGAAAACGCAGCGATCATTCGTTTTGTTAATGAAGTCATCGCGCAGGCCATGCGTGATCGGGCCACGGATATTCATTTCGAGCCGCGTAAGGATTCACTGAAGATTCGTTATCGTATTGATGGGCGGCTGGTTCCGGTTTCTGTGCCGAACAATCTGGTTGCCTTCCAAAGCGCCATTATTTCACGCATCAAAATTATGTCGCGCCTCAATATTTCGGAGCGTCGCCGCCCGCAGGACGGTCGAATCACCTACGGCGGTGGTCGTGACGAGGTTGATGTGCGTGTATCCACTCTGCCGACCATGTATGGTGAGAGTGTCAGTATGCGTTTGCTCAGTGACCAAAGCCAGCCGACTTCCATCCGGGATCTTGGTTTTCTGGCGGATGATGAGGAAACAATCAACCGTGTGCTGGAATTGCCTCACGGTATCGCCCTGATTACCGGGCCAACGGGTTCTGGTAAAAGCACAACGCTTTCAGCATTCATGCGCCGGATTGGGACGCCGGACCGTCGTGTCATTACGGTGGAAGATCCGATTGAATACGAGATCCCCGAAATCAATCAAACCCAGGTCAACAGCGAGATCGGCCTTAGCTTTGCCAATGCACTCAGAAGTGTTCTGCGTCAGGACCCGGACGTTATTATGGTGGGGGAGATTCGTGACCGCGAAACTGCTGATATCGCCATTCGTGCTTCGTTGACCGGTCACCTCGTGCTCAGCACTTTGCACACGAATGATGCCGCTGGCGCGATTACCCGTTTGATCGACATGGAGATCGAGCCCTTTTTGATTTCTTCCTCAGTCGAGCTGGTCATTGCACAACGCCTGATTCGTCGTCTTTGCCATAGTTGTGCGACTCGTGATGATCGTGACATCACGCAGGTGACCTCCTGCCTTGTTGCTCTCGATATTCCAGCCTCTGAAATAAAGTATGCCCATGGGCTTAAGATTCCCAGTGGTTGTGAAGATTGTCGTGGGTTGGGCTTTCGTGGACGTATTGGTATTTATGAAATTTTACGTGTCGATGAGTCTATTCATGAATTGATCAACCGGAGTGCATCGGCCCGCGAAATTCGCGAGCGTGCCATGTCACGCGGTATGCGTTCCTTACAGGCAACCGGCTGGGAGCACGCAAAGCACGGACTGACTGCCTTGGCCGAAGTCATGCGCTACGCCGATATGGCCCGCGACGAAGCCGAAACAACCAAGTAA